One genomic segment of Candidatus Nealsonbacteria bacterium includes these proteins:
- the rpsI gene encoding 30S ribosomal protein S9 yields MPIEKNKKTKLNETIASSCAEPDDRKVRREKRTEFSSNVEPDDRKVGREKRTEFSSNSLASAREIEKKPKIKKIEKTPPKEKLPPKEDKKPKLPPKPEKYLEAIGRRKTAIARIRIFTQGERVFLVNEKPYNLYFPTLELQQITTASLEKMKCFDKFRILIKVKGGGIHSQAEAIRHGIARALILFNPDFRKRLKKAGYLKRDPRKKERKKFGLKRARRAPQWQKR; encoded by the coding sequence ATGCCGATAGAAAAAAATAAAAAAACAAAGCTCAATGAAACTATTGCTTCTTCTTGCGCTGAACCTGACGATAGGAAGGTGAGGCGTGAGAAGAGAACAGAGTTCTCTTCGAACGTTGAACCCGACGATAGGAAGGTGGGGCGTGAGAAGAGAACAGAGTTCTCTTCGAACTCCCTCGCTAGCGCTCGGGAAATTGAGAAAAAACCGAAAATAAAAAAAATAGAAAAGACCCCCCCTAAGGAAAAACTGCCTCCGAAAGAGGATAAGAAACCAAAACTTCCACCTAAACCAGAAAAGTATCTTGAAGCAATCGGTCGGAGAAAAACAGCCATAGCCAGAATCAGGATTTTTACCCAGGGAGAAAGGGTTTTTTTGGTTAATGAAAAACCTTATAATCTTTATTTTCCAACCCTTGAACTTCAGCAAATTACTACTGCTTCTTTGGAAAAAATGAAGTGTTTTGATAAATTCCGGATTTTGATTAAGGTTAAAGGTGGAGGAATTCATTCTCAAGCCGAAGCTATCAGACACGGGATTGCCCGGGCTTTAATTTTATTTAACCCCGATTTCAGAAAAAGATTAAAAAAGGCCGGTTATTTAAAACGCGATCCCCGTAAAAAAGAGAGAAAAAAATTCGGCTTAAAGCGCGCCCGCCGCGCGCCGCAGTGGCAAAAACGGTAA
- a CDS encoding nucleoside monophosphate kinase, producing the protein MKLSKNQNLKVLIILGPPGSGKGTQAKLLAEKFRLEYIGSGDVLRARQKISDFTGKKLIKVMGKGELVPSFAVSKILGDELEKLKKRPKINGFVLDGWTRILIEAILADEALNWYEWGKNVKVILINISRKECFNRLTKRRQCKKCGRPIPWIGEFKKLKKCDKCGGEFIIRPDDKIESIKERLQEYKKKTIRAIKYYRKQGRLIEINGQQSIENVFKDILKSL; encoded by the coding sequence ATGAAACTTTCTAAAAATCAAAATCTAAAGGTGCTTATTATTTTAGGTCCGCCGGGTTCGGGTAAGGGAACGCAGGCTAAACTACTTGCTGAAAAATTTAGATTAGAATATATCGGAAGCGGTGATGTTCTTCGTGCCCGGCAAAAGATAAGTGATTTCACCGGGAAAAAACTCATTAAAGTTATGGGAAAAGGAGAATTGGTTCCCAGTTTTGCCGTTTCTAAAATTTTGGGAGACGAATTAGAAAAATTAAAAAAACGTCCAAAAATTAATGGGTTTGTTTTGGATGGCTGGACCAGAATACTTATTGAAGCTATCCTGGCAGATGAAGCTTTGAATTGGTATGAATGGGGTAAAAACGTGAAAGTTATTCTTATTAATATTTCAAGAAAAGAATGTTTTAATCGATTAACTAAAAGAAGGCAATGTAAAAAATGTGGTAGACCTATTCCTTGGATTGGAGAATTTAAAAAACTTAAAAAATGTGACAAATGCGGGGGAGAATTTATTATTAGACCCGATGATAAAATTGAATCTATAAAAGAAAGATTGCAAGAGTATAAGAAAAAAACAATACGGGCAATAAAATATTACAGGAAACAAGGAAGGTTAATTGAAATAAATGGTCAGCAAAGCATTGAAAATGTTTTTAAAGATATCTTAAAATCTCTATAA
- a CDS encoding ribonuclease H-like YkuK family protein translates to MNNFSEGFFYNPSQGNLRFNQMIGEILNYINEKPEKFYDIIVGCDSSSGQEPNFPLAVVILRKGEGGRFFLKKINYKNRRFYNWKTRVLEEVLLSCELALYLKENLSKKLKTISEPIDYQFRYIHADIGKNGLTREMIKEITGLIKGSGFEPKIKPEAFAAATVADRFS, encoded by the coding sequence ATGAATAATTTTTCAGAAGGTTTTTTTTATAATCCCAGTCAAGGGAATTTAAGATTCAATCAGATGATTGGGGAAATTTTAAATTATATTAATGAAAAACCGGAAAAATTTTACGATATTATTGTTGGTTGTGATTCTTCTTCTGGTCAAGAACCCAATTTTCCTTTAGCAGTGGTGATTTTAAGAAAAGGGGAGGGCGGACGTTTTTTTCTTAAAAAAATTAATTATAAAAATCGAAGGTTTTATAATTGGAAAACAAGGGTTTTAGAAGAAGTTTTATTATCATGTGAATTAGCCCTCTATTTGAAAGAAAATTTGTCAAAAAAATTAAAAACCATTTCTGAACCAATAGATTATCAATTTCGCTACATTCATGCCGATATTGGCAAAAATGGTTTAACCCGGGAAATGATAAAAGAAATAACGGGACTGATTAAAGGTAGCGGTTTTGAACCAAAAATTAAACCCGAGGCATTTGCCGCTGCCACAGTAGCCGACCGTTTCTCATAA
- a CDS encoding DNA-directed RNA polymerase subunit beta, giving the protein MKIKNFSKSKISFPLSHLLILQKECWQKFWQEDLKELFSEISPIRDYSGKELELWFLDYKLDEPKYKTDLEAKQNSDSYEVNLRVKTRLINLKTKEIKEQEVFFTDFPLMTERGTFIVNGVERVVFSQLIRSPGVFFTAENVLGKNYFGAKIIPNRGAWLEFETDGSGFIGVKIDRKRKIPATTLLRAFGIEEKSMKEIFQDVDIDPEIKYLEETFSRDITHNQSEALIEIYDRLRPGDLATPDTARELIENMFFNFNRYDLSKVGRWRMGQRLDVEIKNLPGITSPFSKGVGLVRGQKSSKDPTLKLRAGPTGQAKIKNNDEEITTKDRVLKPEDIVAVMRQIIKLNNDPEGKPDQIDHLGNRRVRLLNELLINRLRVGFMRIERAVKDRMSTLDILNLTPSQLFNPRPIMMIIKGFFTSSQVAQFMDNENPLAELEHKRRLSSTGPGGLVRERAGFEVRDVQPSHYGRICPIQTPEGPNIGLVGYLASFAKVNPYGFIETPYFKVKDGRVTQEVHYFNAYEEEKYNIASGGVLTDEKGNIIADKVEARIKGEPGLIEKNKIDFIDVSSEQSISISTSLIPFLQNNNANRALVGSNTQRQAIPLIKPEEPLVATGVEETIARDSGQIIIAEEDGLVQEVDAAHIVVKSEIKNQKPKTYNLKTFIKTNQYTCFHQKPIVEKGQKIKKGDILTDGAAIKNGKLALGKNILVAFMPWRGGGFEDAILISEKLVKEDVFTSIHIENFTCDIRETKLGPEITTADIPNVSEEKLKDLDEEGIIRIGAEVKDNDILAGKISPKGESDLTSEERLLRAIFGEKTREVKDTSLKMEHGKKGRVVGVKIFSRELGHKLEPGIIKKIEVEVAEIRKIKAGDKLIGRHGNKGVISKILPEEEMPFLEDGTPVDIILNPMGVISRMNIGQILETHLGWAAKKMDYIAISPSLNGAEESDIKKELIRAGLPQNGKVTLYDGWTGLPFSEKVTVGYMFLMKLIHMVDDKIHMRSIGPYSLITQQPLGGKAQFGGQRFGEMEVWALEGYGAAHTLQEMLTIKSDDVLGRAATYEAILKGEKIKTPNVPSSFNLLVSELKSLGLNVEVKEKPKEQSS; this is encoded by the coding sequence ATGAAAATTAAAAACTTCAGCAAGTCAAAAATTTCTTTTCCCCTTTCTCATTTGTTAATTCTTCAAAAAGAATGCTGGCAGAAATTTTGGCAAGAGGATTTAAAAGAACTTTTTTCGGAAATCTCGCCAATTAGAGATTATAGCGGAAAAGAATTGGAACTCTGGTTTTTAGATTATAAATTAGACGAGCCAAAATATAAAACCGATTTGGAGGCAAAACAAAACAGCGACTCTTATGAGGTTAACCTGAGGGTAAAAACCAGATTAATTAATCTGAAAACTAAAGAAATTAAAGAACAAGAAGTTTTTTTTACCGATTTCCCCTTAATGACTGAAAGGGGAACTTTTATTGTTAATGGAGTGGAAAGAGTGGTATTTTCTCAACTAATTCGCTCTCCGGGCGTTTTTTTTACGGCTGAAAATGTTTTGGGAAAAAATTATTTCGGAGCAAAAATAATTCCCAATCGGGGCGCCTGGCTGGAATTTGAAACCGATGGCTCGGGCTTTATCGGAGTTAAAATTGACAGAAAAAGAAAAATTCCAGCCACCACTCTTTTACGGGCTTTTGGAATAGAAGAAAAATCAATGAAAGAAATTTTTCAGGATGTTGATATTGACCCGGAAATAAAATATCTTGAAGAAACGTTTTCCCGCGATATTACCCACAATCAATCAGAAGCCCTGATTGAAATTTACGACCGACTAAGGCCCGGGGACTTGGCTACACCTGATACGGCCCGAGAATTAATTGAAAATATGTTTTTTAATTTTAACAGATATGATTTGTCAAAAGTAGGGAGGTGGCGGATGGGACAACGTCTTGACGTTGAAATCAAAAACTTGCCCGGTATTACCTCGCCCTTTTCCAAAGGAGTGGGGCTGGTGCGGGGTCAAAAATCCTCAAAGGATCCCACTCTTAAGTTGAGGGCCGGTCCAACAGGCCAGGCAAAAATCAAAAATAACGACGAAGAAATCACAACGAAAGATAGGGTTTTGAAGCCAGAAGATATTGTGGCGGTAATGCGCCAAATTATTAAATTAAACAATGACCCTGAGGGGAAGCCGGACCAGATTGACCATTTGGGAAATCGCCGAGTCCGACTTTTAAATGAATTATTAATAAACAGATTAAGGGTTGGTTTTATGAGAATAGAAAGAGCTGTCAAAGACAGAATGTCAACCCTTGATATTTTAAACTTAACTCCATCCCAATTATTCAACCCTCGGCCGATTATGATGATAATTAAAGGGTTTTTCACTTCTTCTCAAGTTGCCCAATTTATGGACAATGAAAACCCTTTGGCTGAATTAGAACATAAAAGAAGGTTATCATCTACTGGACCAGGAGGTTTAGTCAGAGAAAGAGCTGGATTTGAAGTAAGGGACGTCCAGCCGTCTCACTATGGCCGAATTTGTCCCATTCAAACTCCGGAGGGCCCGAATATTGGTTTAGTTGGCTATTTGGCTTCTTTTGCCAAGGTTAATCCTTACGGTTTTATTGAAACACCTTATTTTAAAGTTAAAGATGGCCGGGTTACTCAAGAAGTTCATTATTTTAACGCTTATGAAGAAGAAAAATACAATATTGCTTCTGGTGGAGTATTGACCGACGAAAAAGGAAATATAATTGCCGATAAAGTTGAGGCCAGAATAAAAGGGGAGCCGGGTTTGATTGAAAAAAATAAAATTGATTTTATTGATGTCTCTTCTGAGCAATCCATTTCTATTTCTACTTCCCTTATTCCTTTTTTACAAAACAATAATGCTAATAGAGCCCTAGTGGGTTCCAATACTCAAAGACAGGCCATTCCTTTAATCAAACCGGAGGAACCTTTAGTGGCTACCGGAGTGGAAGAAACAATAGCGAGAGATTCGGGTCAAATAATAATTGCCGAGGAAGATGGTTTGGTTCAAGAAGTTGATGCCGCTCATATTGTTGTAAAATCAGAAATCAAAAACCAAAAACCAAAAACCTATAATTTAAAGACCTTTATCAAAACCAATCAATATACTTGTTTTCACCAGAAGCCCATAGTTGAAAAAGGTCAAAAAATCAAAAAAGGCGATATTTTAACCGATGGAGCGGCTATTAAAAACGGGAAATTGGCTTTGGGCAAAAACATTTTAGTCGCTTTTATGCCCTGGCGGGGAGGCGGTTTTGAAGATGCAATTTTAATTTCTGAAAAATTGGTTAAAGAAGATGTTTTCACTTCAATTCATATTGAAAATTTTACCTGTGATATCAGAGAAACAAAATTGGGACCAGAAATTACCACAGCCGATATTCCCAATGTTTCCGAAGAAAAATTAAAGGACTTAGACGAAGAAGGAATTATCAGAATTGGAGCGGAAGTTAAAGATAATGATATTTTGGCTGGTAAAATTTCTCCCAAAGGAGAAAGCGACTTAACATCCGAAGAAAGATTACTTCGGGCTATTTTTGGCGAAAAAACCAGGGAAGTAAAAGACACTTCTTTAAAAATGGAACATGGGAAAAAGGGGAGAGTGGTCGGAGTAAAAATTTTTTCCCGGGAACTCGGTCATAAATTAGAACCCGGCATAATAAAAAAAATAGAGGTGGAGGTGGCTGAAATCAGAAAAATTAAAGCAGGAGATAAATTAATCGGTCGGCATGGCAACAAAGGGGTTATTTCTAAAATTCTACCAGAAGAAGAAATGCCTTTTTTAGAAGATGGCACTCCGGTTGATATTATTTTAAATCCAATGGGCGTTATTTCCAGAATGAACATCGGTCAAATTTTAGAAACCCATTTGGGTTGGGCAGCCAAAAAAATGGATTATATTGCCATTTCCCCTAGCCTTAATGGGGCAGAAGAATCCGATATTAAAAAAGAGCTTATTCGAGCCGGTTTGCCCCAAAACGGTAAAGTTACTTTATATGATGGCTGGACAGGTCTTCCCTTTTCGGAAAAGGTAACGGTTGGCTATATGTTTTTAATGAAACTTATTCATATGGTTGATGACAAAATTCATATGAGGTCAATTGGTCCCTATTCTTTAATTACTCAGCAGCCCTTGGGAGGTAAGGCTCAATTTGGCGGTCAACGTTTCGGTGAAATGGAGGTCTGGGCTTTAGAGGGTTATGGCGCAGCTCATACCCTACAAGAAATGTTAACCATCAAATCAGATGATGTTTTGGGCCGGGCGGCAACTTATGAAGCAATTCTAAAAGGAGAAAAAATAAAAACCCCCAATGTTCCTTCCTCTTTTAATTTATTGGTTTCAGAATTAAAATCACTGGGATTGAATGTAGAAGTCAAAGAGAAACCAAAAGAGCAAAGCTCTTAA
- the infA gene encoding translation initiation factor IF-1, with amino-acid sequence MNQNKKNIIRKSGMVFETLPNVNFRVRFDDGQESLCHLAGKLKIYKIKILPGDRVTVEINPSDTKRGRIVYRGR; translated from the coding sequence ATGAATCAAAATAAAAAAAATATAATAAGAAAGAGCGGAATGGTTTTTGAGACCTTACCCAATGTCAATTTTAGAGTCAGGTTTGACGATGGACAGGAATCCCTTTGCCATTTAGCCGGAAAATTAAAAATTTATAAAATTAAAATTTTGCCCGGAGACAGAGTGACGGTAGAAATAAATCCCTCTGATACAAAAAGAGGAAGAATAGTATATCGTGGCCGCTGA
- the map gene encoding type I methionyl aminopeptidase: MVPIKTKEEIEVMTEGGRILAKIMKELERQVRPGIKTKELDNFAKNLIFKYGGKCSFEGYQGFPTCLCTSINQEIVHVAPSARQLKEGDIISLDLGIFYKGFHTDMAITIPVGKVVPEVQRFIRVTKKALKRGIKKIRPGNTFGDIGNTIQRYVENQGFNIVRDLCGHGIGREIHEDPKILNYGKRRTGPELVEGMVFCLEPMITMGGWKIKKSKDGFGFETQDGSLSAHFEHTITVTRNGAKILTI; this comes from the coding sequence ATGGTTCCAATAAAAACAAAAGAGGAAATTGAGGTAATGACAGAGGGCGGCAGAATTCTGGCAAAAATTATGAAAGAATTGGAAAGACAAGTAAGGCCGGGAATTAAAACAAAAGAATTAGACAATTTTGCCAAGAATCTGATTTTTAAATATGGAGGAAAATGTTCGTTTGAGGGATATCAAGGATTTCCAACTTGCCTTTGTACTTCAATTAACCAGGAGATTGTTCATGTCGCGCCCTCGGCTCGTCAACTGAAAGAAGGCGATATTATTTCTCTTGATTTGGGGATTTTCTATAAGGGTTTTCACACCGATATGGCAATTACCATTCCGGTTGGAAAAGTTGTTCCCGAAGTTCAACGGTTTATCAGGGTGACAAAAAAGGCCTTAAAGCGCGGCATTAAAAAAATTCGGCCCGGCAATACTTTTGGCGATATTGGAAACACCATCCAAAGATATGTTGAGAATCAGGGTTTTAATATTGTCAGAGACCTTTGCGGTCACGGAATTGGCAGAGAAATCCACGAAGACCCAAAAATACTTAACTACGGTAAAAGAAGGACCGGGCCCGAGCTTGTCGAAGGCATGGTTTTTTGTTTAGAACCAATGATTACGATGGGCGGCTGGAAAATCAAAAAATCAAAAGACGGTTTTGGTTTTGAAACCCAAGACGGGTCTCTCTCGGCCCATTTTGAACATACAATTACTGTCACCAGAAATGGAGCCAAAATTTTAACTATATGA
- the tpiA gene encoding triose-phosphate isomerase: MKKILVVANWKCNPATLKGAKLLFNSTKKGIKGIKNVEVVICPPFVYLPILSSVISHQPLVKLGAQDCFWQEKGAFTGEISPAMLKNLGVDYVIIGHSERRKYQKETDEMINKKLKAALKQGLKPILCIENVSQIPKFLKKRGDFSGLTEKELSSLIIAYEPISAIGTNKPCSIDKAKKIRITIEEKLNKNIPILYGGSVNSENTVGYIREAGFSGLLLGGASLNIQEFFQTLKNLNLV, translated from the coding sequence ATGAAAAAGATATTAGTTGTTGCCAATTGGAAATGTAATCCGGCAACTCTAAAAGGAGCTAAGCTCCTTTTTAATTCAACAAAGAAGGGGATTAAGGGCATAAAAAATGTAGAAGTTGTTATTTGCCCACCATTTGTTTATTTACCGATTTTGTCATCAGTCATCAGTCATCAGCCATTGGTCAAATTGGGCGCTCAGGATTGTTTTTGGCAAGAAAAAGGCGCCTTTACCGGGGAAATTTCTCCAGCAATGCTTAAAAATTTAGGAGTGGACTACGTAATAATCGGTCATTCCGAAAGAAGAAAATATCAGAAAGAGACCGATGAAATGATTAATAAAAAACTAAAGGCCGCCCTTAAACAGGGATTAAAACCAATATTATGCATTGAGAACGTTTCTCAAATACCGAAATTCTTAAAAAAACGAGGCGATTTTAGCGGTCTTACTGAAAAAGAATTATCAAGTTTAATTATTGCTTACGAACCAATTTCTGCTATTGGAACCAACAAGCCCTGCAGTATTGATAAGGCAAAAAAAATAAGAATTACTATTGAGGAAAAATTAAATAAAAATATCCCCATTCTTTACGGCGGAAGCGTTAATTCTGAAAATACTGTCGGTTATATCCGAGAAGCCGGTTTTTCCGGTCTTTTACTCGGGGGCGCCTCTCTTAATATTCAAGAATTTTTTCAAACCCTGAAAAATCTTAACCTAGTTTGA
- the rpsM gene encoding 30S ribosomal protein S13, producing MPRIAGVNIPEKKQIEIALTYIYGIGLSLAKKILNEAKISFSVRAKDLTSEETNRLREIIEKKYKVESDLKREIMMSIKRLKDIGCWRGIRHLKGLPVRGQKTKKNTRTIRGNIRKSVGSGKKPAPTPT from the coding sequence ATGCCACGTATTGCCGGGGTGAATATCCCCGAAAAAAAACAAATAGAGATTGCCTTAACCTATATTTATGGGATTGGCTTATCTTTAGCCAAGAAAATTTTAAATGAAGCGAAAATATCATTTTCGGTTAGAGCAAAGGATTTAACGTCGGAAGAAACCAATCGTTTAAGAGAAATTATTGAAAAAAAATATAAAGTTGAGAGCGACCTGAAAAGAGAAATAATGATGAGCATTAAAAGATTAAAAGATATTGGTTGTTGGCGAGGGATTCGTCACCTAAAAGGTTTGCCGGTTAGGGGTCAAAAAACAAAGAAAAATACCAGAACAATAAGAGGAAATATTAGGAAATCCGTTGGCTCGGGCAAAAAACCAGCCCCAACACCAACCTAA
- a CDS encoding DNA-directed RNA polymerase subunit alpha has translation MIPLFLKPKIIEKKGNKATFEIEALYPGYGVTIGNSLRRVLFSSLPGAAVTQMKIKGVSHEFSTIPGVLEDVISIMLNLKQMRFKIFSDEPQKAILKIKGEKKINGSDFELPSHVELINKDVHIATLTEKKAELEMEILIEKGIGYQPKELKKREKLEIGVIPLDAIYSPVRKVAFKVENMRVGERTDFDKLNLEIETDGTLKPEEALFQASDILIKHFSLISETFAPSLVKIPKIREKTQRQKKKSRLKKQVLSKKDEKKKKGKKTK, from the coding sequence ATGATACCTCTTTTTCTTAAACCAAAAATTATTGAAAAAAAAGGAAACAAAGCAACATTTGAAATTGAAGCCCTTTATCCCGGTTATGGAGTGACAATCGGCAACTCCTTAAGAAGGGTTTTATTTTCTTCTCTACCAGGAGCAGCTGTTACTCAAATGAAAATTAAAGGGGTCTCTCATGAATTTTCTACTATCCCCGGGGTTTTAGAAGATGTAATTTCTATTATGCTTAATTTGAAACAGATGAGATTTAAAATTTTTAGCGATGAACCCCAAAAAGCGATTTTAAAAATAAAGGGTGAGAAAAAAATAAATGGTTCTGATTTTGAATTACCCAGCCATGTTGAATTAATAAATAAAGATGTTCATATCGCCACCTTAACCGAAAAAAAGGCAGAATTAGAAATGGAAATATTAATTGAAAAAGGAATAGGTTATCAACCGAAAGAATTAAAAAAAAGAGAAAAATTAGAAATAGGGGTAATTCCCCTTGACGCCATTTATAGCCCGGTAAGAAAAGTGGCCTTTAAGGTTGAGAATATGAGGGTTGGAGAAAGAACTGATTTTGATAAACTTAATTTAGAAATTGAAACCGATGGCACTTTAAAACCAGAAGAAGCTCTTTTTCAGGCCTCAGATATTTTGATTAAACATTTTTCTTTAATTTCCGAGACCTTTGCTCCCTCTTTGGTTAAAATTCCCAAAATTCGGGAAAAAACCCAGAGACAAAAGAAAAAAAGTCGGTTAAAAAAACAGGTTCTTTCTAAAAAAGATGAAAAAAAGAAAAAAGGGAAGAAAACTAAATAG
- the rplM gene encoding 50S ribosomal protein L13 translates to MERKTHTIDATDKVLGRLASEIAILLRGKHKPDFVPYKDVGDFVLVKNVEKIKLTGKKMEKKKYYHHSGYLGSLKETPLKIIFKKNPAKVLKMAIYGMLPKNKLREKIIKKLKIE, encoded by the coding sequence ATGGAACGTAAGACCCACACCATTGATGCCACTGACAAGGTTTTAGGCAGATTGGCAAGCGAAATTGCCATATTATTGCGGGGTAAGCACAAGCCAGATTTCGTGCCATATAAAGATGTGGGTGATTTCGTGCTGGTTAAAAATGTAGAAAAAATTAAATTAACCGGTAAAAAAATGGAGAAAAAAAAATACTACCATCACTCGGGTTATTTAGGCAGTCTTAAAGAAACTCCATTAAAAATAATTTTTAAGAAAAATCCAGCCAAGGTTTTGAAAATGGCCATTTACGGCATGTTGCCGAAAAACAAATTAAGAGAGAAAATAATTAAAAAATTAAAAATAGAATAA
- the rpsD gene encoding 30S ribosomal protein S4 gives MENSKCKICRRLAIKLFLKGERCFSQKCPMIKRPYPPGLTGKRRKRTLSEYGKELKEKQKLKNWYHLRERQFKKYVKGVLKKRGRVEDLDLLLIVALETRLDNVIFQLGFTPSRLQARQLISHGQFLVNGKKVNIPSYQVKKGDRINISLQSQKKNIFKNLPTLLKKQRLPVWLELNLEKLEGKVLRVPALDEVIPPAELSSIFEFYSR, from the coding sequence ATGGAAAATTCAAAATGTAAAATTTGTCGGAGATTGGCAATAAAACTTTTTTTAAAAGGAGAAAGATGTTTTTCTCAAAAATGTCCAATGATTAAACGACCTTATCCCCCCGGTCTAACCGGAAAAAGAAGGAAAAGAACTCTTTCCGAATACGGAAAAGAATTAAAAGAGAAGCAAAAATTAAAAAATTGGTATCATTTAAGAGAACGTCAGTTCAAAAAATATGTCAAAGGAGTTTTAAAAAAAAGAGGTAGGGTTGAAGATCTTGACCTTCTTTTGATTGTGGCACTGGAAACAAGATTAGATAATGTTATTTTTCAATTAGGATTTACTCCTTCTCGTCTTCAAGCCAGACAATTAATAAGCCACGGTCAATTTTTAGTTAATGGTAAAAAAGTCAATATCCCTTCTTATCAAGTAAAGAAAGGAGATAGAATTAATATTTCACTTCAATCGCAGAAAAAAAATATATTCAAAAACCTGCCAACTTTATTGAAAAAACAACGTCTTCCTGTTTGGTTAGAATTAAATCTTGAAAAATTGGAAGGAAAGGTGTTAAGAGTTCCCGCTTTGGATGAAGTAATACCTCCGGCCGAATTATCATCTATTTTTGAATTTTATTCACGTTAA
- the rplQ gene encoding 50S ribosomal protein L17, which yields MKKRKKGRKLNRKRDQRKALLRSLASSLFLKEKIKTTEAKAKEVRPFLEKTITRAQKNNLTSRRLLLQKFSPKVVKKIIEEIALRYKEKKGGYTRIIKLGPRKSNGAKMAIIELIK from the coding sequence ATGAAAAAAAGAAAAAAGGGAAGAAAACTAAATAGAAAAAGAGACCAAAGAAAGGCCTTGTTGAGAAGCTTGGCAAGCTCTCTTTTTTTGAAAGAAAAAATTAAAACAACCGAGGCAAAAGCCAAAGAGGTGCGACCATTTCTTGAAAAAACAATTACCAGGGCCCAAAAAAACAATTTGACCTCGCGAAGATTATTGCTTCAAAAATTTTCACCAAAGGTAGTAAAAAAAATAATAGAAGAAATTGCCCTTAGATATAAAGAAAAAAAGGGCGGCTATACCCGGATTATTAAGTTGGGGCCGAGAAAATCAAACGGCGCCAAAATGGCCATTATTGAATTAATAAAATAA
- the rpsK gene encoding 30S ribosomal protein S11, with protein sequence MGKKRIVAKTEQELLKEREKIETKIQKETKIAIPSKTQEGKIYIFSSYNNTLMSLTDKKGNVLYWTSAGNIGFKGTKKGTPFAASKTGEQIIQTAQKMGIKKIEILIKGVGAGRDSALRSIAARDLEITSIRDVTPIPHNGCRPPKVRRL encoded by the coding sequence ATGGGGAAAAAACGTATTGTTGCTAAAACCGAACAAGAACTTCTTAAGGAAAGAGAAAAAATAGAAACAAAGATTCAAAAAGAAACAAAAATCGCCATTCCCTCTAAAACCCAAGAGGGGAAAATTTATATTTTTTCTTCATATAATAATACGTTAATGAGCTTAACGGATAAAAAGGGAAATGTTTTATATTGGACGAGCGCCGGCAATATCGGCTTTAAGGGAACAAAAAAAGGCACCCCCTTTGCCGCTTCTAAAACCGGGGAACAGATAATTCAAACCGCCCAGAAAATGGGAATCAAAAAAATTGAAATTTTAATAAAAGGGGTTGGAGCTGGTCGGGATTCAGCCCTTCGTTCAATCGCTGCTCGAGACCTGGAAATTACTTCAATCAGAGACGTTACGCCAATTCCCCATAATGGCTGCCGTCCACCGAAAGTAAGAAGGTTGTAA
- the rpmJ gene encoding 50S ribosomal protein L36, which translates to MKVQSSIKKICQKCKIVRRKGRLYVICENPKHKQRQG; encoded by the coding sequence ATGAAGGTACAGTCATCAATTAAAAAAATTTGCCAAAAATGTAAAATCGTTCGTCGAAAAGGACGACTTTATGTAATTTGTGAAAACCCAAAACATAAACAAAGACAAGGGTAA